A stretch of Acidimicrobiales bacterium DNA encodes these proteins:
- a CDS encoding GntR family transcriptional regulator, producing MRTPRYQQIADELRTRIDEGGYTAGRLLPSEANLSAEFSVSRVTVRRALEQLRDSGLIDSRQGLGWFVAGDPVRQPIAELDTVEQQLAASGAISTRRILDFAFIDAPPRVAEVLGGDRVLEVRRVNLADGEPFARVTVWCPEGLGSRFSRRDVEARPFYEILGVRVRGAEQTIGAGAASEADADLLGVPVGSPVLVCERITRSDSGAAVLMSEHVYPGHLTVFSVDLPSVGTGESPAGLRLVD from the coding sequence ATGCGGACGCCTCGCTACCAACAGATCGCCGACGAGCTGCGGACCCGCATCGATGAAGGTGGCTACACGGCCGGCCGGCTGCTTCCGTCGGAGGCGAACCTCTCCGCGGAGTTCTCCGTCAGCCGGGTGACGGTGCGGCGGGCGCTCGAACAGCTGCGCGACAGTGGCCTCATCGATTCCCGCCAGGGGCTCGGCTGGTTCGTCGCCGGCGATCCCGTGCGCCAGCCGATCGCCGAACTCGACACCGTCGAGCAGCAGCTCGCGGCCTCCGGAGCGATCTCCACGCGGCGGATCCTCGACTTCGCGTTCATCGATGCGCCGCCGCGGGTCGCCGAGGTGCTGGGCGGCGATCGCGTCCTCGAGGTGCGGCGGGTCAATCTGGCCGACGGCGAACCCTTCGCCCGCGTCACTGTCTGGTGCCCGGAGGGGCTGGGCTCGCGGTTCTCCCGTCGCGACGTGGAAGCCCGTCCGTTCTACGAGATCCTCGGCGTGCGGGTACGCGGGGCCGAGCAGACCATCGGCGCGGGTGCGGCCTCCGAGGCCGACGCCGACCTCCTCGGCGTACCCGTCGGCTCGCCGGTGCTCGTCTGCGAGCGCATCACCCGCAGCGACAGCGGAGCCGCGGTGCTGATGAGCGAACACGTCTACCCGGGGCACCTCACGGTGTTCTCCGTCGATCTGCCGAGTGTTGGCACCGGAGAATCACCCGCAGGCTTGAGATTGGTGGACTGA
- a CDS encoding citrate synthase, which yields MSESVTITDNRTGESIEIPIVDGGVDAADWRKLLPGIWFSDPGLATTAATASGITELDGENGILRYRGYPIEQLAENSTFLEVAYLLVHGDLPDAAQHDAWIDEITHHTYIHENFRKRINDAYHYDAHPMGLLTSAVAGLSTFYPEAKDIEDPANRMEQIVRLIAKMPTLAANAYRHSVGQPFVFPDNNTDYPTNFLRMMWQIGGPYELDPALQKAMEILLILHADHEQNCSTTAARVVGSAHADPYSSIAAACAALYGPRHGGANEAVLNMLDDIGSYDNVDAFIESVKAGEGRLMGFGHRVYKNYDPRATIIKDAAYDVFEVTGKNPRLDIALKLEEAALNDDYFVSRKLYPNVDFYSGLIYQSMGFPTEMFTVLFAIGRTPGWLAHWNEMLEQDSRIARPRQLYTGPEVRDYVPLASR from the coding sequence GTGTCTGAGAGCGTAACCATCACCGACAACCGCACCGGCGAGTCGATCGAGATCCCGATCGTTGACGGGGGTGTCGATGCCGCCGACTGGCGCAAGCTGCTGCCCGGCATCTGGTTCTCGGACCCGGGGCTGGCCACCACCGCCGCCACCGCGAGCGGCATCACCGAGCTCGACGGCGAGAACGGCATCCTGCGCTATCGCGGCTATCCGATCGAGCAGCTGGCCGAGAACAGCACGTTCCTCGAGGTCGCCTACCTGCTCGTCCACGGTGATCTGCCCGACGCGGCGCAACACGATGCGTGGATCGACGAGATCACCCACCACACCTACATCCACGAGAACTTCCGCAAGCGGATCAACGACGCCTACCACTACGACGCCCACCCCATGGGCCTGCTCACCTCCGCCGTCGCCGGCCTCTCGACCTTCTACCCGGAGGCGAAGGACATCGAGGATCCCGCGAACCGCATGGAGCAGATCGTTCGCCTGATCGCGAAGATGCCCACGCTGGCGGCCAACGCCTACCGCCACTCGGTCGGTCAGCCGTTCGTCTTCCCCGACAACAACACCGACTACCCCACCAACTTCCTGCGGATGATGTGGCAGATCGGCGGGCCCTACGAACTCGACCCGGCCCTCCAGAAGGCCATGGAGATCCTCCTGATCCTCCACGCGGACCACGAGCAGAACTGCTCGACTACCGCGGCCCGGGTCGTCGGCTCGGCCCACGCCGACCCGTACTCCTCGATCGCCGCGGCATGCGCGGCCCTCTACGGCCCCCGCCACGGCGGCGCCAACGAGGCCGTGCTCAACATGCTCGACGACATCGGGAGCTACGACAACGTCGACGCCTTCATCGAGAGCGTGAAGGCCGGTGAAGGTCGCCTGATGGGCTTCGGTCACCGCGTCTACAAGAACTACGACCCGCGGGCCACGATCATCAAGGACGCGGCCTACGACGTGTTCGAGGTGACGGGCAAGAACCCCCGCCTCGACATCGCGTTGAAGCTCGAAGAGGCCGCCCTCAACGACGACTACTTCGTGAGCCGCAAGCTCTACCCGAACGTCGACTTCTACTCGGGGCTCATCTACCAGTCGATGGGCTTCCCGACGGAGATGTTCACCGTGCTGTTCGCCATCGGCCGCACACCGGGTTGGCTGGCCCACTGGAACGAGATGCTCGAGCAGGACTCCCGCATCGCCCGGCCCCGCCAGCTCTACACCGGCCCCGAGGTGCGCGACTACGTGCCCCTGGCCAGCCGCTGA
- a CDS encoding cytochrome P450: MANHPVRDHIDLLDGNWYAAQPHDDWTWMRENAPVYYDPNSDVWAVAKYDDILTVSRDPQTYSSYKAPRPKGDPLPMMISMDDPDHLNRRKLVNKGFTPKRVRDKLDQIGGLCDMIIDRVCEKGEADFVWDIAAPLPLLLIGDMLGFPRESFDDLLEWSDDLIRGTTTTSPEASEKAMLAGIAFREFQMGIIADRRANPGGDDLVSILCEAEVDGDRLDDESIVQESLLILIGGDETSRHVITGGMQALLEFPDERAKLQADLAGGIETAVEEMLRWVTPIKNMARTVMTDVELRGETIPAGSDVIMLYPSGNRDEEHFVDPFRFDIARDPNHHMAFGFGTHFCLGASLARLELKEMFTKVLTRLPDMEMAVPQSELPWRNSNFITGVEAMPVRFTPTEKLGVTA, translated from the coding sequence ATGGCGAATCATCCCGTGCGCGACCACATCGATCTCCTCGACGGCAACTGGTACGCGGCGCAACCGCACGACGACTGGACATGGATGCGCGAGAACGCGCCCGTGTACTACGACCCCAACTCCGACGTGTGGGCCGTGGCGAAGTACGACGACATCCTGACCGTGTCGCGGGACCCGCAGACCTACTCGTCGTACAAGGCGCCCCGGCCCAAGGGCGATCCGCTGCCGATGATGATCTCGATGGACGACCCGGACCATCTGAACCGGCGCAAGCTCGTGAACAAGGGCTTCACGCCGAAACGGGTGCGCGACAAGCTCGACCAGATCGGTGGTCTGTGCGACATGATCATCGACCGGGTGTGCGAGAAGGGCGAGGCCGACTTCGTGTGGGACATCGCCGCGCCGCTCCCGCTCCTGTTGATCGGCGACATGCTCGGCTTTCCGCGGGAGTCGTTCGACGATCTGCTCGAATGGTCCGACGACCTGATCCGGGGCACGACGACGACGTCGCCGGAGGCATCGGAGAAGGCGATGCTCGCCGGTATCGCCTTCCGGGAGTTCCAGATGGGGATCATCGCCGATCGGCGAGCGAACCCCGGCGGTGACGACCTCGTCTCGATCCTCTGCGAGGCCGAGGTCGACGGCGACCGACTCGACGACGAGTCGATCGTGCAGGAATCGCTCCTCATCCTGATCGGCGGTGACGAGACCTCCCGCCACGTGATCACCGGCGGCATGCAGGCGTTGCTCGAGTTCCCCGACGAGCGGGCGAAGCTCCAGGCCGACCTGGCCGGCGGCATCGAGACGGCCGTCGAGGAGATGCTCCGTTGGGTCACGCCGATCAAGAACATGGCCCGCACCGTGATGACGGACGTGGAGCTGCGGGGCGAGACGATCCCTGCGGGCAGCGACGTGATCATGCTGTACCCGTCGGGCAACCGCGACGAGGAACACTTCGTCGACCCGTTCCGGTTCGACATCGCCCGCGACCCCAATCACCACATGGCGTTCGGCTTCGGCACCCACTTTTGCCTCGGTGCCTCGCTCGCCCGGTTGGAGCTGAAGGAGATGTTCACCAAGGTGTTGACCCGCCTGCCCGACATGGAGATGGCGGTGCCCCAGTCCGAGTTGCCGTGGCGCAACTCGAACTTCATCACCGGCGTCGAGGCGATGCCCGTCAGGTTCACGCCCACCGAGAAGCTCGGCGTCACCGCCTAG
- a CDS encoding PAS domain-containing protein, translating to MSDAVPVDEIDSARLALAAFDGLPVHAAVIDPDGRIALTNAGWDEFGDLNGAPGEPWVERNYLDECDRAAGEGVEDAAIVANALRGVLRGRLQRRVFVYNCDSPDERRVFRMAIGAVHFQDAIYAVIVHDNVTPQ from the coding sequence ATGAGTGACGCCGTGCCCGTCGACGAGATCGACTCCGCCCGACTCGCGCTCGCGGCATTCGATGGGCTGCCCGTCCACGCCGCCGTCATCGACCCCGACGGACGCATCGCCTTGACGAATGCCGGCTGGGACGAGTTCGGGGACCTCAACGGCGCGCCCGGCGAGCCGTGGGTCGAGCGCAACTATCTCGACGAGTGCGACCGGGCGGCCGGCGAAGGCGTCGAGGATGCGGCCATCGTCGCCAACGCCCTCCGCGGGGTGTTGCGGGGTCGGCTGCAGCGTCGCGTCTTCGTCTACAACTGCGACAGTCCCGATGAGCGTCGGGTGTTCCGTATGGCGATCGGCGCGGTGCACTTCCAGGACGCGATCTACGCGGTCATCGTGCACGACAACGTCACGCCCCAGTGA
- a CDS encoding LysR family transcriptional regulator: MDLRQLNALLAVAEHHSFSAAARALHTVQSNVSTHVARLEQEVGSTLIDRAEGELTVEGEIVADRARRILIELRAIEDDLIALRDDVSGQVRAGVIGTTARWLVPALLTGVSTEYPRIELRVIEATTTSLLPQLLSDRLDLAVVNLPVDDPDVDTDVLFTEERIIVAPLDHPLADHDRVDLAEIARHQILLPPQGTAFRDEIDTDARRARVRLTAKAEVDGLRLLTSLAFEGFAPALVPASAAPGWLGGNWKRVNVDGLSPRIVGLATPKRTSPSAPTRTLADLIRRIVATDGPDQSLISPAATSND; this comes from the coding sequence ATGGATCTCCGCCAACTCAATGCCCTGCTGGCCGTGGCCGAACACCACTCCTTCTCCGCGGCGGCGCGGGCCCTCCACACCGTGCAGAGCAACGTCTCCACCCATGTCGCCCGGCTCGAACAGGAGGTCGGCTCCACCCTCATCGACCGGGCCGAGGGCGAACTCACCGTGGAGGGCGAGATCGTCGCCGACCGGGCCCGCCGCATCCTCATCGAGCTGCGGGCGATCGAGGACGACCTGATCGCCCTGCGCGACGACGTGAGTGGCCAGGTACGGGCCGGCGTGATCGGCACCACCGCGCGCTGGCTCGTCCCCGCGCTTCTCACCGGCGTGTCGACGGAGTACCCCCGGATCGAGCTACGGGTGATCGAGGCGACCACCACGTCGCTGCTCCCCCAGCTCCTCAGCGACCGACTCGATCTCGCCGTCGTGAACCTGCCGGTGGACGATCCGGACGTGGACACCGACGTGTTGTTCACCGAGGAGCGGATCATCGTCGCGCCGCTCGACCATCCACTCGCCGACCACGACCGGGTCGACCTCGCCGAGATCGCCCGCCACCAGATCCTGCTGCCCCCGCAGGGCACGGCGTTTCGCGACGAGATCGACACCGACGCCCGCCGCGCCCGGGTCCGCCTGACCGCGAAGGCCGAGGTGGACGGACTGCGCCTGCTCACCTCACTCGCCTTCGAAGGGTTCGCGCCGGCCCTCGTCCCCGCCAGCGCCGCACCCGGATGGCTCGGTGGCAACTGGAAGCGGGTCAACGTCGACGGGCTGTCGCCGCGGATCGTCGGTCTCGCCACGCCGAAGCGCACGTCGCCGTCCGCCCCCACCCGGACCCTCGCCGATCTCATCCGGCGAATCGTCGCCACGGACGGACCCGACCAGAGCCTGATCAGCCCGGCCGCCACCTCGAACGACTAG
- a CDS encoding carboxyl transferase domain-containing protein, whose amino-acid sequence MTTIDDSVDIRAKAAGFVRAKASDFHGRRVIVVDAQNGDDAGALTPSDGHTIAAAARYALDQRLPLVIRLASSGADLREGVAALDGWGGAAREMTRCSGVIPSVVIVCGPTVSGPALMLGLADVVIMVDESYAFVSGPVMVEQFTGVPIGSAELGGAAVHGRTSGVATLVAADLEEAEALAAEVLAFLPDHTDDPAPAVACNDPVDRPTPEAYAVLPESANGSYDCRDVLAAIVDDGHLLELHTDWAANLVTAFARIGGRPIGIVANQPQTIAGTLNITASRKGARFVALCDAFNLSILTVVDTSGFYPGKDLEWRGMIRYGAQMAFAYARATVPRVNVTTRKSYGGAYIVMDSKRMGNDMALAWPSAEIAVMGAKGAVEILHRGATAEEREELQAGYEERLLNPYIAAERGTIDAVIDPADTRAEIHAALEMLAGKRERLPRRRHDNTPL is encoded by the coding sequence GTGACCACGATCGACGATTCCGTCGACATCCGGGCGAAGGCGGCCGGCTTCGTGCGGGCCAAGGCGTCCGACTTCCACGGTCGCCGGGTCATCGTCGTCGATGCGCAGAACGGTGACGACGCCGGCGCGCTCACACCGAGCGACGGCCACACCATCGCCGCCGCGGCCCGCTACGCACTGGACCAGCGCCTCCCGCTCGTCATCCGACTCGCCTCGAGCGGTGCCGATCTACGCGAGGGGGTCGCCGCCCTCGACGGCTGGGGCGGAGCGGCCCGCGAGATGACCCGCTGCTCCGGCGTGATCCCGTCCGTCGTCATCGTCTGCGGCCCGACCGTGTCCGGCCCGGCACTGATGCTCGGCCTCGCAGACGTCGTGATCATGGTCGACGAGTCGTACGCCTTCGTCAGCGGACCGGTCATGGTCGAACAGTTCACCGGCGTGCCGATCGGGTCCGCGGAGCTCGGCGGGGCCGCCGTCCACGGACGCACCTCCGGCGTCGCCACCCTGGTCGCCGCCGACCTGGAGGAAGCCGAGGCGCTCGCCGCCGAGGTGCTCGCGTTCCTCCCCGACCACACGGACGATCCGGCGCCGGCGGTCGCCTGCAACGATCCCGTCGACCGACCGACTCCCGAGGCCTACGCCGTCCTCCCGGAGTCGGCCAACGGGTCCTACGACTGTCGCGACGTGCTGGCCGCGATCGTGGACGACGGCCACCTGCTCGAGCTCCACACCGACTGGGCCGCCAACCTGGTCACCGCCTTCGCCCGGATCGGCGGTCGCCCGATCGGCATCGTCGCCAACCAGCCGCAGACCATCGCCGGCACGCTGAACATCACCGCATCCCGCAAGGGGGCGCGGTTCGTCGCCCTGTGCGACGCGTTCAACCTCTCGATCCTCACCGTCGTCGACACGTCCGGCTTCTACCCGGGCAAGGATCTCGAATGGCGGGGCATGATCCGCTACGGCGCCCAGATGGCGTTCGCCTACGCCCGCGCCACCGTCCCCCGCGTCAACGTCACGACCCGCAAGAGCTATGGCGGCGCCTACATCGTCATGGACTCCAAGCGGATGGGCAACGACATGGCGCTGGCGTGGCCGTCGGCGGAGATCGCCGTCATGGGTGCCAAAGGGGCGGTCGAGATCCTCCACCGCGGTGCCACGGCGGAGGAACGCGAGGAGCTCCAGGCCGGCTACGAGGAACGCCTGCTCAACCCCTACATCGCCGCCGAGCGCGGCACCATCGACGCCGTGATCGATCCGGCGGACACGCGCGCCGAGATCCATGCGGCGCTGGAGATGCTCGCCGGCAAGCGGGAGCGGTTGCCCCGTCGGCGCCACGACAACACACCGCTCTGA
- a CDS encoding TIGR03619 family F420-dependent LLM class oxidoreductase, which produces MRFSLAESMIDPSMYAPLVQAAEAAGYDSFVVPDSICYPEEGDSTYPYNADGTREFLEGKPFIEPFSLIPALAAVTESIRFTTFVVKLPIRHPVITAKQVTSVGVITGGRFGFGVGTSPWREDYDITQVPWERRGARMDECIEIINGLQTGDQFGYDGEFYEFPPCQLCPVPEQKVPILIGGHSKMALARAGRLGDGWMHAGGDAAELARMMETVNQHRLDAGRADQPFEVHAISMDAYSADGIERLEAAGVTDVIVGFRDAYQPGPDPQTLDEKLGAMQWYADEVISKVR; this is translated from the coding sequence ATGCGCTTCTCCCTCGCCGAGTCGATGATCGATCCGTCCATGTACGCGCCGCTGGTGCAAGCGGCCGAGGCCGCCGGCTACGACTCCTTCGTCGTCCCCGACTCGATCTGTTATCCCGAGGAGGGCGACAGCACCTATCCCTACAACGCCGACGGCACCCGCGAGTTCCTCGAGGGCAAACCGTTCATCGAACCCTTCTCGCTCATCCCCGCGCTTGCCGCCGTGACCGAGTCCATCCGGTTCACGACGTTCGTGGTCAAGCTCCCGATCCGCCACCCGGTCATCACCGCGAAGCAGGTGACCTCCGTCGGTGTGATCACCGGCGGTCGGTTCGGGTTCGGCGTCGGTACGAGCCCGTGGCGTGAGGACTACGACATCACCCAGGTGCCGTGGGAACGCCGCGGCGCCCGCATGGACGAGTGCATCGAGATCATCAACGGGCTCCAGACGGGCGACCAGTTCGGCTACGACGGCGAGTTCTACGAGTTCCCCCCGTGCCAGCTGTGCCCGGTCCCCGAGCAGAAGGTGCCGATCCTCATCGGTGGCCACTCGAAGATGGCCCTCGCCCGCGCCGGTCGCCTCGGTGACGGATGGATGCACGCGGGTGGCGACGCCGCGGAACTCGCCCGCATGATGGAGACGGTGAACCAGCATCGCCTCGACGCCGGCCGCGCCGACCAGCCCTTCGAGGTGCACGCGATCTCCATGGACGCCTACTCCGCCGACGGCATCGAGCGGCTCGAAGCAGCCGGCGTAACCGATGTGATCGTCGGCTTCCGCGACGCGTATCAGCCCGGGCCGGATCCGCAGACCCTCGACGAGAAGCTCGGGGCGATGCAGTGGTACGCCGACGAGGTCATCAGCAAGGTCCGCTGA
- a CDS encoding aconitate hydratase gives MAVAASTPIELINGVYATLDERIGAARERFGRPLTLAEKILINHLDRPDQELERGESYVDLRPDRVAMQDATAQMAWLQFMTAGLDEVAVPTTTHCDHLIQARVDGKRDLMAAVDNNEEVYDFLESVSARYGGGFWKPGSGIIHQVVLEQYAFPGGMIIGTDSHTPNGGGIGMIAVGVGGADAVDVMTGFPWNVKWPKLIGVELTGSLSGWSAPKDVILKVAEILTVKGGTGAIVEYFGPGAESLSCTGKATICNMGAEIGATTSVFAYDDAVARYLKSTGREAVADAANAVAHHLRADDEVLANPADYYDEVITIDLDTLTPHINGPHTPDLAREVAALGDEARENGWPLEVSAALIGSCTNSSYEDITRAASIAREAAAKGLKAKTRLLVTPGSEQVRATIVRDGLLQDFEALGAVVLANACGPCIGQWDRSEEHDHQPGTPNVIVTSYNRNFPKRNDGDAETLAFVTSPETVIALALAGTLDFDPINDTITNDAGEEVALSTPIGLELPEAGFDPGEDTFVAPPADGSDVDVKVALTSDRLQLLTPFMPWDGEDYEDLPVLVKAQGKFTTDHISMAGPWLKYRGHLENISGNLYLGAVNAFRQADGSEYEVGYGKSQLDGSIKLFPELAKDYHEAGVQWVVIGDENMGEGSSREHAAMEPRFRNGVVAIARSFARIHETNLKKQGMVPLTFADPADYDRIDEDDRIAVRGLADLAPGRPVTVEVTKPSGETISFLTNHTFSDDQIEWFKAGSALNIIKQRTAR, from the coding sequence ATGGCAGTCGCAGCAAGCACACCCATCGAACTGATCAACGGCGTCTACGCCACGTTGGACGAGCGCATCGGCGCCGCCCGTGAGCGCTTCGGCCGGCCCCTCACCCTGGCCGAGAAGATCCTGATCAACCATCTCGATCGTCCCGACCAAGAGCTCGAGCGGGGCGAGAGCTATGTGGACCTGCGACCCGACCGCGTCGCGATGCAGGACGCCACCGCCCAGATGGCGTGGCTCCAGTTCATGACCGCGGGCCTCGACGAGGTCGCCGTGCCCACCACGACCCACTGCGATCACCTGATCCAGGCCCGGGTCGACGGCAAGCGGGACCTCATGGCCGCGGTCGACAACAACGAGGAGGTCTACGACTTCCTCGAGTCCGTCTCCGCCCGGTACGGCGGCGGTTTCTGGAAGCCGGGCTCCGGCATCATCCACCAGGTCGTGCTCGAGCAGTACGCCTTTCCCGGCGGCATGATCATCGGCACCGACAGCCACACCCCCAACGGCGGCGGCATCGGCATGATCGCCGTGGGCGTCGGCGGTGCGGACGCGGTCGACGTGATGACCGGGTTCCCCTGGAACGTGAAGTGGCCGAAGCTCATCGGCGTGGAGCTCACCGGCTCGCTCAGCGGGTGGAGCGCCCCGAAGGACGTCATCCTCAAGGTCGCCGAGATCCTCACGGTGAAGGGCGGCACGGGCGCCATCGTCGAGTACTTCGGGCCCGGCGCCGAGAGCCTCAGCTGCACCGGCAAGGCCACGATCTGCAACATGGGAGCCGAGATCGGGGCGACCACCTCGGTCTTCGCCTACGACGACGCCGTCGCCCGCTACCTCAAGAGCACGGGTCGCGAGGCCGTCGCCGACGCGGCGAACGCCGTCGCCCACCACCTCCGGGCCGACGACGAGGTGCTCGCCAACCCGGCCGACTACTACGACGAGGTCATCACCATCGACCTCGACACCCTCACGCCCCACATCAACGGCCCCCACACGCCGGACCTCGCCCGCGAGGTCGCCGCGCTGGGCGACGAGGCCCGGGAGAACGGCTGGCCGCTCGAGGTCAGCGCCGCGCTAATCGGCAGCTGTACCAACAGCTCCTACGAGGACATCACCCGGGCCGCGTCCATCGCCCGCGAAGCGGCCGCGAAGGGCCTGAAGGCGAAGACCCGTCTGCTCGTCACCCCCGGTTCCGAGCAGGTGCGCGCCACCATCGTGCGTGACGGTCTGCTCCAGGACTTCGAGGCGCTCGGCGCGGTCGTCCTGGCGAACGCCTGCGGGCCGTGCATCGGCCAGTGGGACCGCTCGGAGGAGCACGACCACCAGCCGGGCACCCCGAACGTGATCGTCACCTCCTACAACCGCAACTTCCCGAAGCGCAACGACGGCGACGCCGAGACCCTCGCGTTCGTGACGTCGCCGGAGACGGTCATCGCACTGGCGCTCGCCGGCACGCTCGACTTCGACCCGATCAACGACACGATCACCAACGACGCCGGCGAGGAAGTCGCCCTCAGCACACCGATCGGCCTCGAGCTCCCCGAAGCCGGATTCGATCCGGGTGAGGACACCTTCGTCGCCCCGCCGGCCGACGGTTCCGACGTCGACGTCAAGGTCGCCCTCACCTCCGATCGCCTCCAGCTGCTCACGCCGTTCATGCCGTGGGACGGCGAGGACTACGAGGACCTCCCGGTGCTGGTCAAGGCGCAGGGCAAGTTCACGACGGACCACATCTCGATGGCCGGCCCCTGGCTCAAGTACCGCGGCCATCTCGAGAACATCTCCGGCAACCTCTACCTCGGCGCGGTGAACGCCTTCCGCCAGGCCGACGGCTCCGAGTACGAGGTCGGCTACGGCAAGTCACAGCTCGACGGCTCGATCAAGCTCTTCCCCGAACTGGCGAAGGACTACCACGAGGCCGGCGTGCAGTGGGTCGTGATCGGCGACGAGAACATGGGCGAGGGTTCGAGTCGCGAGCACGCGGCCATGGAGCCCCGGTTCCGCAACGGTGTCGTCGCCATCGCCCGCTCGTTCGCCCGGATCCACGAGACGAACCTCAAGAAGCAGGGCATGGTGCCGCTGACCTTCGCCGATCCGGCCGACTACGACCGCATCGACGAGGACGACCGCATCGCCGTGCGCGGCCTCGCCGATCTCGCGCCGGGCCGGCCGGTCACCGTCGAGGTGACGAAGCCGTCGGGCGAGACGATCTCGTTCCTCACGAACCACACGTTCAGCGACGACCAGATCGAGTGGTTCAAGGCGGGCAGCGCCCTCAACATCATCAAGCAGCGCACCGCTAGGTGA
- a CDS encoding lysophospholipid acyltransferase family protein produces the protein MSKLAKRLGVPGVPAALSPVRRFRALGFPYRAPTTPRGVAPAVVEKTTGAHYDTAWARRMPARMARAAIVDGPMRLVVSGLAAPDRRGQDRLDHLTGPAIFAANHHSHLDTPLLLTSIPEPWRHKLVVGAAADYFFGTRLTSALSSLVIGAIPIERSKVNRRSADQAAELVDAGWSLLLFPEGGRSPDGWGQPFRGGAAYLAAKTGRPVVPIHLEGTGRILRKGRSLPQPSTTSVTFGRPLLPRDDENAARFASRLEAEIAALADEASTDWYRARMRAHAGDSPGLTGPDTGAWRRSWALGDRSRSAKRRGRRWPEI, from the coding sequence ATGAGCAAGCTCGCGAAGCGGCTGGGGGTGCCGGGGGTGCCGGCGGCGCTGTCGCCGGTGCGGCGGTTCCGGGCGCTCGGGTTTCCGTACCGGGCGCCGACGACGCCGCGGGGCGTGGCCCCGGCCGTCGTCGAGAAGACGACCGGCGCCCACTACGACACGGCGTGGGCGCGGCGCATGCCGGCGCGCATGGCTCGTGCCGCGATCGTGGACGGGCCGATGCGGCTCGTCGTGTCCGGCCTCGCCGCACCCGACCGACGGGGCCAGGACCGGCTCGATCATCTGACGGGCCCGGCGATCTTCGCCGCGAACCACCACAGCCATCTCGACACGCCCCTGTTGCTGACGTCCATCCCCGAGCCGTGGCGCCACAAGCTGGTCGTCGGTGCCGCCGCCGACTACTTCTTCGGGACCCGCCTCACCTCGGCGCTCTCGTCACTCGTGATCGGGGCGATCCCGATCGAGCGGAGCAAGGTCAACCGCCGCTCTGCGGATCAGGCCGCCGAACTCGTCGACGCCGGCTGGTCACTGCTCCTGTTCCCCGAGGGCGGTCGCAGCCCGGACGGCTGGGGCCAGCCGTTCCGTGGCGGCGCGGCCTACCTCGCGGCCAAGACGGGGCGACCGGTCGTGCCGATCCATCTCGAGGGCACCGGGCGCATCCTCCGCAAGGGCCGGTCGCTCCCCCAGCCGTCCACCACCTCGGTCACGTTCGGCCGGCCGTTGCTCCCCCGCGACGACGAGAACGCCGCCCGCTTCGCCAGCCGCCTCGAAGCCGAGATCGCCGCCCTGGCCGACGAGGCCTCGACCGACTGGTACCGGGCCCGGATGCGGGCCCACGCGGGCGACAGCCCTGGCCTGACCGGGCCCGACACCGGGGCGTGGCGTCGCTCGTGGGCGCTCGGCGACCGCAGCCGATCCGCGAAGCGCCGCGGCCGGCGCTGGCCGGAGATCTAG